From Archaeoglobus sulfaticallidus PM70-1:
CTGAGGCAGGGAGAGAGCACATTCATTAAAGCTGGTGCTGTACACAGGCTCGAGAATCCGGGAAAGATACCATTGGAGGTCATCGAGGTTCAGATCGGACAGTATCTTGGGGAAGATGACATCGAAAGGTTTGAGGATGATTTTGGCAGATAGATGCAAGATTACATATCAAAGCCAGCAGCGATGTAGTCCTCTATCAGCAACTTCTCGATGTCAGCAACATCTCTAACTTTTTTGTAGAGGTTTCCTTTCTCCCCCCATTTAATCGATAGAGCATAAATTTCTCCCTCAGCGATCTTTCTGAATCCCAGCTTTTCGATGTCCAGCTTAAAAGCCAAGGGACACTCTTTCTCGAGGTAGTAGCCTCCAACCTCTATCAACTTTAAAGCCCTTGCAAAGTGAGCAGGATACCTGATCGACTGGGTGTTTCCCTCTCTCGGATACGGTACCTTCACGAAGTACACTGAAATTCCGTTTTCAAGCTCAGGGTAGCTTGTTATTCCAACTGTCGTCGCATCCTCTCCGTAAAAGGTGAGATGAAAGCTCTGATCGGCTATTTTGAACTTCATGATGAACTTCCCACCTTTTTTAAGCTCTCCCATCATCTCCTTGCTCTCGATTTTCCCGATCCTGGATATCTTGTTGATGATTTCTCTTACACTCTCTTCAGGCAAGTGATTGTCGAAGAATACGAGATTTTTTCCCAAAAAAATCGCATGCTCGATATCTCCTGCAGAGCCAGCGTAAAGCACAGGTAAATCGCTGTTGAGCTTGTTGAGCTCGTCATAAACCTTCAGCATGAAAGGGAGCTCCTCATCATAGATAAACTCCAAGAACTCTGATGGTGGATCCATATTATTGCCTCCTCAGTCTTTTTTTAATCTCTTCGCTTAACTTAAAAAGCAAGTCCATTTCCTCACCGCAAACGAGTTGAACCTCTCTCAACTCGTCCAGGCTTAACATCTCTTTAATTTTATCACACAGGTAGTTAATGCAGATAATCTCTCTTGCCTTGAGGCTACAGCCCCTCTCCGTCAGAAATATGCACCAGCCCTTCTTCACTCGTTCCTCCTGAACCTCAACGCCAAGCATATAGTTGATCAGGATGGTTACGGGATCAAATCTCTCTTCTATGCCTTCTCCACAGCAGCTCATATCTCCACATTCAGCACACATCCTGCTAACTCCATTCTTTTTCATGACCTCCGAACTTCTGGCTATTTTCTTTTCCAGCTCTTTCAGCATCTCTGAAATCGACTCGTCGAGTATTTCTTTCTCTTGACATGTTCTCTGGTATGTCCTCTTGGCCCATTCTATCTTCTCTTTAATCGACCTCATGTGATTACCAAATTCCATAGGCTATGCTGATCACACCCATCGATAACGCGAGAACAACAACTCCTGCAATTAAAATTCCGATAAAGATGTATGCGAAGGATTTAAGCGGTTTTAGCCCGAGAATGAAGGCTATGAGACTCCCCGTCCATGCCCCTGTGACAGGAAGCGGTATCGCAACGAACAGCGTAAGCCCAGCATAGCCATATCTCTCAACAACATCTTTCTTCTTCTCCCCTCTTCTCAGGAAAAAGTTGAAGATTTTAGATGTGGTTTCATATCTTCCCATGATCTTCTCCACTTTACCCAGAAGCATCAGGATGAAAGGCACTGGAAATGCGTTGGACAGAACGCACAGTACGTAAGCCTCCAGCGGAGAGAAGCCATAGTGTAAGGCGAGAGGCAGACCACCTCTGAGCTCGGATAAGGGCATGGCTGAGACGATAAAGACCTTCAGCATATCATGGAGATCCATCACTTCTCCTCCATCGCCTTAACTAAATTAGTCAGCAAAAGGTTTGCACATGCGGAAATACCCATCTCATCTGAAAGTCTGACGATTTCTCCATTTATGTAGTCGATTTCAGTTCTCCTTCCAGCCATTATGTCCTGCAGCATGGATGATCTGTTTCTGGCTGTCTTTACTGCAACCTCTCTTACGGCCTCCTCTAAACCGTCAACATTGATTCCAAGCCTTTCCATGACCTGCTTACCCTCTTCTATAACAAGCTTGGCTATGCTCCATAATCCTTCATCCAGAACCCTGCCGTTCTCAACCTTCAGAATCGCAGTTATAGGGTTTATCACAGCATTCACTATTGCCTTCCTCCAGATTCTCTCTGATATGTTATCGACAGCATAACAGTTAAAACCGCTCTCTTTCAGCACTCTCTCAACCAAAAGCGCATCCTCACTGATATAGCCATCGTTTCCGACAAAGGTAACTCCTTCTCCTGCATAGAAAACGATGTCATCTTTTATATTAGCTCCATAGGTTGTGACTCCACCAATCACTCTCTTCAGCTTTCTCGATAACCTCTCAACATTACCCAGTCCATTCTGGATCGTTAAAACTACCCCACAATCAACCTTCGACAGCAGTTCTGCTGCATTTTCCGTATCATATGCCTTGACGGCAACTATCGTTATATCCGCATTCTCCGGCTTTTCACTAACATCCACATCTAGATCTGCCTCTATCAACCCTCTTATTCTCAAACCCTTTTTCAAGACCTCAAGCCTTTTCCTTCTCGCGACGAAGTGAACATCAAATCCTGAAAGCTGGATTAAACCTCCAAAGAGCGATCCTATTGCTCCGGAACCCATGATCTGGATTTTTAGATCCTTAAGATTCATGGCTACCACCAATCATTCTTATCATCTTTATTTTCTCATCAATTTCAGAATCATCAAAGGGCAGGAGTGGCATCAGTACCGGAAGCTTTCTGTTTTTGAGCAGGTCGATATAACTTTCAATCTCTTTTGAGGTTATTGAGCAGTAAACCGCTTTGTAATCCATGCTGAATGCTTTTGACAGGAGATCCTCAAAACCACCCTTTTCCTGAATTGTATTTATTCTCCGGTAGCTTGCCCAGTATGGTAGGTTATCGATAAATTCAAACCTCTCGCTGTACAGAACATCCACATCGCAGCCCCTCTTCATCGCATACCATGTTGAAAGGAGGCTTTTTTCATCAGAGATTATGCACAGCACCCTCTCTTGACTTCCAACCGGCAGCCCACCAAATCCTTCGTAGGTTGAGGTCATCAGATACAGTTTTGAATCTCTTATCTCAACTCTAATTTCGGTTTCTGGATTTTTCAGGTCCACCCTCGCTCCTGTAATCTCTTTTAATTTTCTTCCTATTATCTTGCTTGCATCCATCGAGGTGAAGTCATGCTTCCCGCTTCTTTTCACTCTCACAGCGAAAGACCCTTTTATTCTGTTTTTATAGTACTCTGCAATCTCCTCAGCATTTTTCTCAAGGTTTAGATCTCTTTTGACGGAAACATGAGCGGAGACAACACCAAACACATTTGAAATCCTTCTGGCTACCGACTCCACATTTCCACCAACATCCACATATATTCTGCCGTATCCGCCCCTGACACTGGCTTTTATGCCGAACTCTTTTCGTATAACTCTTCTAACATTATCCATAAGAATTTTCTCGAATTTTCTCCTTACAAAGCTGCTTTTCAATGCGATTTCGTCGTATCGGAGGATTATCATTTGATCACAGTTGTCCGGGTTGAATTTATATCTTGCTGAGTGTGTGGTGGCTGTGTGGCAATGGTTATTATGATATAGATTGTTATTGTTGTGTTTATTATAACCATGGAATTTCAATGTGAAGAAAAAATTTATATCTTTCACCTTAGAATATTAAATGTGAAACGAATAACGGTGTTGTTTGTAACATTCATGCTGCTGAATTTTGCGGATCTGTTTACAACAATGACTTCTTTTAACTATACGATCTATGTGGAATTGAATACAGTGATAGCTTTCCTTTATGACAGATCACCATTTCTGATGGCGTTTTACAAAATACTCGGGCCATCGTTGCCCTTCATTGTGCTGCAGAATTTTGATGCCCGGACCAGAATACAAAAGGTTATTTATCTGTCTACTATTGTCGGTCTGGCGCTTGCAACACTCGTATATGGTTTAATCGTCGTGCATAATATCCTTTTGCTCGGAACTATTTAGTGGCCAGTTTATTTTGCTGTCAATCCACCAGTTTTTTAATCTCGGTCAGGCTGGATATTATGTGGTCTGCCAGATGAATCATGCCATCTATAAAGTCTGCATTTTTCTCTGTTCTAAGTAAAACAGTTTTAACTCCAGCAAGCTTTCCCGCCAGCAGATCGAACTTGAAGTCTCCAACCATCATCGTTTCATCTGGTCTGGAGTTGGTCTTTATCATTGAAAGGATCACGGGGAGGGGAGAGGGTTTTGGCGTGACCTCTTCCCGGCTGATTATGTAGTCAAAATCTATCCCGAACTTTTTGGAGAAGATCTCTGCACTCTCTTTGCAATTTCTTGTAACAATGCCTTTTTTTATGTTCTTACTTTCGATGAATTCGATGATTTCCAAAACACCATCCATCAGTCTGGCATTTTTTACAGAATCTATCTCGTATCTCTTGAGAACCTCAAGCTTTTTCATTCTCTCCTCATAGTTGAGACTCATAATGTTCTCAAGCACAAAACCCTCTTTTATGCCAATTTCTTTCCTTATCCTATCGAACGGCAGGTTGAAGTATGTTAATGTGCCGTCTAAGTCGAAAGCTATGTTGCGTATCATATGCGGTAAATAGTTTCTTCAAAATTCTCGATGCTGCCAAACTCCCTTACAATCCTGAGATACAGATCGTCAAGTATCCTGCTCGAAGCACCCCACACAAGCTCTCCTTGGCATTCATAGTTGGGCCCCCAATCAGTAATTCTTCTCGATTTCAGAACTTTTATAAAGTCGTCTATCAACACCTTTCTGACTTCAAAATTCGTTCGGATTTCAAAACTCTCAACCAACCCCACAACAGGATGGATCTTTATTCTGTGTTCTATAACTTCTCTTGGGCTGAGAAATCCGAGGATGTCCACATTGGGTGTGGGTAACCCGAGTTCTTCCTCAGCTTCTCGCAATGCAGTATCTTTGGGATTCTCATCGCTCTCTCTAATCCCACCTGGAAATGCAATATGTCCAGCACTCCTCCTCAGATTTTTAGATCGCATTATCATAATCAATTTAACCCTCGGATAGGTAAAAAGAGGGATAAGCACAGCTGCAGACGGGGTGTTCGAGTACTCGAGATCCGGATCGAGTACTCTTTGCATGGCTTCTCTAAGACACTCTCTCAGTTCTATCTCACTCGTCAGCATGATCACCTTCAATTTGTTTCGTTTGGTGTCTGTTTATTGTATTTTTTATTTATCATCTAAAAATTGGTTATACTTAAGTTTATCAGATACTTAATTTTTCGGTCAGGCTGGTAAAATCATTCTGTATGTCAGTGGCCTGCACTTTATAATCTCTATACTTCCACCATAACTTATTAAAATTTCTTTGACTATATACAAACCCATACCCTGTCCGTTCGTGGTAAAACCATCTTCGAATAGTCTTTCTTTTATTTTTTCATCGATTCCTTTCCCGTTGTCTGAGAACTCAACGATTACTTTATCTTTTTCTTTATACGCTTTTATTTTCACTTTTAATTTTTCAGCACCGGAATGCTTTAGCGCATTATCTATCAAATTTCTAAAGACTATATCTATTCCATCATTAACCCTCACATCGACATTATCAATATCCAGCTCAAAATCCACTCCATCATAATCTTTAATGACATGCTCTATCCTCTCTTTAAGGTTTATATAGTGCAGTGAATCCCACGATCTTTCAAGCTCTTTTAGGATATTTATCATCCTCACTGTTTTATCGACCCTGGATATTATTTTTTCAGCAAAATCTACATCGATAAGCTCTACAAAACCCCTTATTACTGCTAAATCGTTTAGCATGTCATGCCTCATAATCTTGTTTATCAGAGTTAGATATCTGTTTTTTCTCCTCAATTCTTCGTTCAGTTTCTCAATTTCTGTTATGTCGACTAGAGTTGCACAAACTGCAGGCTCATCATTTATGACCGTTCTCGATGGTCTGGCAACAACCCATCTGATTTCCCCGCTTTTTGTAACGATCTTCCACTTATAGGTGTCGGTCTCTCTTTCTCCGCTGATCCTTTCTTTGTATCTCCTGTAGACCATTTCCCTGTGATCTGGATGGACAAGCATAAATGGATTGATTTCATAAAGTTCTCCTTTAGAATATCCTACGGTTTCTGCAAATGCATCATTCACATAGATGAACTTTTCATTTTGAACTATGTATGCGGGAGTCTGACTCTCATCGACCATTTTTCTGAACAACTTCTCGGTAATTTTGAGTTTTCTCTCAAACTCTTTATTTTTTGTAACATCTACCAGCGAACCGAGGATTGCTTTTTCTCCGTCAACTTCGAACGGTTTGAAGAATCCCCGAATATATCTGATTTTACCTTTTTTTGTTACATACCTGACTTCTAGATATTCTTTGTTTCCTGAGAGAACAGACCTGATCGCCTTCTTGATGGTAGGAATATCTTCCTCATAGGCTATTTTATAAAATGGTATTATATCATAGATCTCCTCTAGAGAATACCCTGTAGCATCTTCAAATACCTTATTGACATATTTATAGCGATCTCCAACGATTACAAATATGCCTGCTAAGGATTCATCGAGCATCTTCTTCCAATCCACAAAACCACCTTGGTTATTGCTATTATTAATCACTATTAAACTTTTATGTTTCTGTAATAATGATTAGGATGATCTAATACTTAACCAGGATTTCTATGTGTTTTATCAAAATATTGGCCACAAGCTGGGGGTGCAAACTTGATCATGGATTTCTGGGAATGTCTGTACGCTTGTTCTCATTTATTTAAAAAATTTAAATAATTTTAATTTTTGATTGAAAATTGAATTTAGTGCTATGAATTTTTAAATCAATATTTTTGCAGAACCATCGCAAATCCCATTCCTCCGCCAATGCAGAGCGCTGCCAAGCCGTACTCAACCTTGCTTCTAACCATCTCTTTAACAAGAGTTGTGGTTATTCTCGCTCCGGTGCAGCCAATCGGATGTCCAAGGCTTATTCCGCTGCCATGGATGTTGGTGATTGACATGTCGAGGTTCAGCTCTCTTATCACCGCAAGAGCCTGAGCGGCAAAAGCTTCGTTAAGTTCTATCAGCCCGATATCCTCTAACTTAAGTTCCGCCTTCTTCAAAGCCCTCTGAATTGCCGGAATCGGTCCCAATCCCATATATGCCGGATCTATCGCCCCTCCAGCATAGCTGACAATTCTTGCCAGCGGCTTCAGACCAATCTCCTCAGCTTTCTCTTCAGACATGACAAGTAAAGCCGAAGCTCCATCGTTAACACCGCTCGCATTTCCAGCGGTTACAGTTCCATCCTTCTTGAAAACAGTTGGAAGCTTTGCCAGTTTCTCAAGTGATGTGTCCCTTCTGGGGTGCTCATCTGTGTCAACGACAACAGTTCCCTTCTTCTGCTGAATCTCTACAGGCACTATCTCCTGAGCGAATATTCCATTATCGATTGCCTTTATCGCCCTCATGTGGCTCTCGTACGCAAGCTGATCTTGTTCCTCTCTGGATATTCCATAAAGCTCAGCAATGTTCTCTGCAGTAACGCCCATGTGATAGCCGTAGAACTTTTCCCACAGCCCATCGTGGACCATTATATCGATAAGCTCTCCATTGAACATCCTGTAACCCCACCTCGCCTTTGTCAGCGCGTATGGAGCGTTACTCATGCTCTCCATACCACCGGCAATTATAATCTCAGCATTTCCGGACTTTATCTCAGATGCAGCAAGGGCTATGGCTTTAAGACCGCTTCCACACACTTTGTTGACGGTATATGCCGGAGTTTCCTTCGGCAGTCCGGCGAGAATCGTTGCCTGTCTGGCAGGGTTCTGTCCCTGAGCAGACTGCAGAACATTTCCCATTATCACCTCACATACCTTTATCTCCGTTCCATCAAAGTCGTGATACTTCTCCTCAATCTCTATCAATCCCTTTGGAAGCTTTGAAGGATAGAAATCCCTGTCTTCCTGTGATGCTACCGGCTTCAGCTTAAGCTCTTTCAGCAAACCCTTGATCGCAATAGCTCCAAGCTCATAAGCCTGCAGATCCTTGAGAGATCCCCCAAACCTCCCTACAGGAGTTCTTATCGCACCAACAATTACGGCATCCATGTTTCTGGGTAACCAATATCACATTTTAATGTTTCTTTTTGTATTTGTTCACCGCAAAGCAGCAAGAATCCGTTTAAAGAGAAAATTTTAAATAATCTAACATCATGCCACTTACACATGTATAATCCCGAAAAAGAGGTTTATGCTCCTAAGAAAGAAATCATCAAAATACAGGAGAAAAGGCTCAGAGAAACGGTAAAGTTCGTTTATGAAAACTCCCCATTTTACAGAGAAAAGCTCAAGGACATCGACCTCGATAAGATAAAGTCTGCCGAGGATCTTGAAAAACTGCCCCTCACAACCAAAGAGGAGCTGAGAAACGCCTACCCCTTGAAGATGTCCTGCGTTCCCAAAGACAGAATAGTGCGAGTCCAGATGAGCGGGGGAACTACAGGACAGCCAGTTATAATCCCGTACACGCGAAAAGATGTCAATCAGTGGAAAGAGATGCTATTGAGGGATTTCATGCTTGCTGGGATAACGAGCAGGGATGTGATCCAGATTACCCCAGCTTTTGGCTTGTGGAATGGTGGTTTTGGATTTCATTTTGCAGCAGATGCGATAGATGCTTTTGTGATCCCCATTGGTGCTGGAAACACGAGAAACCAAATCAAGTTCATGAAGGATTTCGGAACAACTGTGCTATGTGCAACGGCCAGCTACCCGCTGAGAATAGCAGAGGTGGCAGATGAGATGGGAGTCGATGTTTCAGAACTCCCATTGAGCAAAATGCTTCTCGGTGCGGAGCCATGGAGTGAGGAAATGAGAAGGAAAATCGAGAGCAAATTCAATGTTAGAGCGTTTGACATTCCCGGACTTACGGAAATGGGTGGTGTTGGCACAATAGGCTTCGAATGTCCCGAAAGAAATGGCATCCACATCTGGGAGGACAACTACATCGTGGAGGTTGTTGATCCGGAGACAGGAGAGAGGGTAGAGGATGGAGAGGAAGGAGAGATAGTATATACTTCAATAAACAGAGAGGCTATGCCATTACTCAGATACAGAAGTGGAGAGATTTCTGCCGTTGTTTCGAGAGAGAAGTGCGAATGCGGAATAGAACATATGATGATAAAGAGGATTAGAGGAAGGACGGACGATATGGTGATCTACAAGGGAGTTAAATTCTACCCATCAGACATAGAGAGTGTTCTCTTCAGCCATGGTGTGTCCAACTACAAAATCGAGGTTGGAAACGGTATCAGGGTAATATTCGAGGGAGATCAAGACAAAATACATGAGATTGCAAGGGATATCAAGGAGTTTGTTGGATTTAAGCCCAAGCTCGAGGCTGTTCCGTTTGGTGTGCTTGAAAGGTTTGAAGGGAAGGCTAAACGCCTTATTAGAGTTGGCTGATACTGTTAAAGGAGGTATTATTTATGGTTGTTGAAGTGGTTTATCTGGCATCGATTGCCATGATGTTCGTTGGATTTCTCATAGCCTACAAAAAAGCCAGGTTCTGAGGGATCTGGATGATAGAGCTCGCAGTACTTATTGTCTATTTGATTTTGATGTTGCTGATTGGAGTCTATGAATACAGAAAAACCAAGGGTGTTCTGGACTTCTATTTAGCAGGAAGGAATCTTGGAGTTTTGCTCGTTAGCTTCTCATTCTTCGCAACATACTTCAGCACCGCTGCATTTCTTGGAGGTGGAGGTTTCGGTTTTGTAGCGGGTTTCCAGTGGTCGGCTTTCCTGACTTTCTTTCACATATTGTTTGCGATCATCGCATGGCTTGTAATCGCGCCTCCAATGAAAAGGATTGCTGAGAAATATGGATCTTTAACCATACCGGGGATATTTGGAATGAGCTTTGGAAGGGCAAGCCAGATAGTCTCAGCGATAGTGATTCTGGTATTCTTCCAGTTCTATATGGTTTCAATATACAAAGGTGCAGGAAATCTGCTTGAGGTAATGCTCGGCATAGACTACAAGACAGCTCTGATCATCACAGTAGCAGTGGTGATGATATATACAGCGATAGGTGGCTTCAGGGCAGTGGTTGTTACAGACTTCATTCAGGGGGTTCTCATACTAGCAGGGGGGATTGCACTATTTGTAACATTAATAGCCTATCTTGGAGGACCGGTTAATGCAATAGAGTCGTTAAAGGCTGCCGAGATATTCAAGGGAAGTGGAGAGAACCTTTTCAAGTTCGGAGAGTTGGCTCCTCCACCAATAATGAATGCCGGAATGGTCATTCCTTTCATCCTCAGCCTCACATTCGCGATAAGCATCGCCCAGCTCGCGAGCCCGCAGTTGGTGATCAGATTTGTCGCAGCCAAGGATGAAAGAGTGATAAGGAAGGGGGCCATTTTAACCCCCATCCTGATCGGGATATTCGCTTTATGTGTTTTCAGCATCGGTCCATTCGGATGGCTGATAATCCCGCAGTACGATGACCCGGTGAAGTACCTAAAAAATTCAGATCTGGTTATTCCATTCATCGCCATGAAACTCTTTCCCGCAGGAATTAATGCTTTGCTTCTGACAGCAATAGTTGCTGCCGCGATGAGCACGATCAACTCACTCGTGCATGTGATAGCCACAACCTTCACAAGAGATCTGATAGGTAGCGTTGTGAGTGTTAGCGAGAAGACCGAGCTACTGATAACAAGAATCAGTGTTTTCGCATTTGCATTGATTCCGATGATATTCGCCATCAACCCTCCAGACATAATAGTCGTCATAGTTGGTCTTAGCTTCTCTGTAATCACATCAGCATTCCTGATACCTTTGCTCTCTGCTCTCTACGATCCTGAAGCGAAAGAGAAGCCCGCTCTTGCGAGCATGATTGTCTCGGTAGCTGTTTGCATACTATGGTACATGTACTTCTACCGTACCTACTGGGTTTATCCGGTAATACCTGGAGTTTTAGCGTCGATTATAGTGTACGGGGTAACAGCAAAAGTTAAGCGGGTTGAAGCTGTACCCGCGTAATATAACTGCATAAAATTTTTTAACCCTTGATGAATGTTTCTAGAGCTTTTAAAGCTGCATCCCTCATAACCCCAACTGGAGCTTTTTTGCCAGTCCAGATCTCAAAGGCTTTCGCTCCCTGATACACGAGCATGTCGATGCCATAAACCACATCACATCCCTTTTCTTTGGCAACCCTGATGAGCTTCGTCTCCATGGGGTTGTACACGGTATCGAACACAACACCCTGAATCGCCTTCTCTGGTAAGGGTAGCTCATTTTTGAAGCCGTGCATGCCGAGAGGGGTAGCGTTAACCACCATATCAACATTAACCTTCTCCAGTTCCTCCCTTCTGATAAAAATAGCCCTTCCAAATCTCCTGAGTTCCTCCACCAGATTCAAAGCTCTCGACTCGGTTCTGTTGTGGATGAGGACAACGGCCCCATTTTTAACCAGTCCATACGAGACAGCTTTGCCCGCACCTCCTGCACCCACAACCAGAACCCTGATGTTTTTTATCTCTTCGATACTGAATTTTGGTTCTATAGCCTTCAAAGCCCCGTAAACATCCGTGTTGTATGCCAGTCCCTTCTTAAAATCGATCGTGTTTGCAGTCCTGATAGCCCTTGCATCTCCAACGAGCTCATAGTACTTTGCAACCTCCTCCTTGAATGGTATCGTGACATTCGCCCCATTAAATCTCTTCTCGATTATCCTTATCTCCTCGCTGAATCCCTCTGGATTAACCTCGAGCTTTACATACTCTGCATCCATGTTGTAGTATCTGAACGCTGAATTCTGCATCTCTGGAGAGACTGAATGCTTCAATGGGTAGCCTATTATGCAGTATTTCATGCAGAATCACCGAGCATAAGCTCCAGATATGATTTTCTGATGTTCTTTCCACTTAAATTTATTTTTTTGGCTATTTCCGATATCTTCCTTTTGCCTTCCTCGATGTCCTGAGTATCCACCTCAATCTCAATAAACTTTCCGAAATCGAGTGTGTCCAGGCAAATTATCGCATTATCCATCCTGTAGATCTTTCTTATCTTTCTCACAGTAGCGAATTCCTCAAATCCGAGTTTTCTGAACATGTCCCGTGCATTATCGTAATCATCCCCGTAGATCCTCACCTTGATCTCCTCTCTCGTTTTCGTTTCAGGGTCCATCTTTTTCCCCTTGTAGGTTATCGTAACACCTTCCACATCCTTCCTTATCCTAAATGCCTCATCCGTTTTTGCAAAATCTCTCAGTGGGTGTTTGTAGTAGATGTCAACTTCCTCCTTCTCAATCACGAGTTCTGCAATCTCAGAGAGCAGGTTATCGATCCTAGAAAATTCAGAATCATCAATCATGAACTTTGCCTCTATCTCAATCATGATTTCACCCTAGTTCACCAATCTTTTTATATCCATTAATTCCAGCGGTATAAAAAATGATAACAGGTGATGTAATGATTCAGAAGGGAGACTTCGTTAAGATTAGCTATACCGCAAGGCTAGAGGATGGCACGATAATTGATTCAACCGACGAGAAGACAGCCATAGAAGCGGGGCTTACAGACAAGCTGAGGTATGGAGACATAATAGTGGCTGTGGGAGACAGGCAT
This genomic window contains:
- a CDS encoding sodium/proline symporter, with product MIELAVLIVYLILMLLIGVYEYRKTKGVLDFYLAGRNLGVLLVSFSFFATYFSTAAFLGGGGFGFVAGFQWSAFLTFFHILFAIIAWLVIAPPMKRIAEKYGSLTIPGIFGMSFGRASQIVSAIVILVFFQFYMVSIYKGAGNLLEVMLGIDYKTALIITVAVVMIYTAIGGFRAVVVTDFIQGVLILAGGIALFVTLIAYLGGPVNAIESLKAAEIFKGSGENLFKFGELAPPPIMNAGMVIPFILSLTFAISIAQLASPQLVIRFVAAKDERVIRKGAILTPILIGIFALCVFSIGPFGWLIIPQYDDPVKYLKNSDLVIPFIAMKLFPAGINALLLTAIVAAAMSTINSLVHVIATTFTRDLIGSVVSVSEKTELLITRISVFAFALIPMIFAINPPDIIVVIVGLSFSVITSAFLIPLLSALYDPEAKEKPALASMIVSVAVCILWYMYFYRTYWVYPVIPGVLASIIVYGVTAKVKRVEAVPA
- the aroE gene encoding shikimate dehydrogenase is translated as MKYCIIGYPLKHSVSPEMQNSAFRYYNMDAEYVKLEVNPEGFSEEIRIIEKRFNGANVTIPFKEEVAKYYELVGDARAIRTANTIDFKKGLAYNTDVYGALKAIEPKFSIEEIKNIRVLVVGAGGAGKAVSYGLVKNGAVVLIHNRTESRALNLVEELRRFGRAIFIRREELEKVNVDMVVNATPLGMHGFKNELPLPEKAIQGVVFDTVYNPMETKLIRVAKEKGCDVVYGIDMLVYQGAKAFEIWTGKKAPVGVMRDAALKALETFIKG
- the cyaB gene encoding class IV adenylate cyclase, whose protein sequence is MIEIEAKFMIDDSEFSRIDNLLSEIAELVIEKEEVDIYYKHPLRDFAKTDEAFRIRKDVEGVTITYKGKKMDPETKTREEIKVRIYGDDYDNARDMFRKLGFEEFATVRKIRKIYRMDNAIICLDTLDFGKFIEIEVDTQDIEEGKRKISEIAKKINLSGKNIRKSYLELMLGDSA